Genomic DNA from Lactuca sativa cultivar Salinas chromosome 8, Lsat_Salinas_v11, whole genome shotgun sequence:
GAGAGTATATTCACCGAGAAGTTAACGGATATCTATGTTCAGGAGGTGGTAACGGGGTGCTGGTATCTATGGTATCAGACCGTGATGTTCGTTTTACCTCCATATTTTGGAGGAAGTTCTAAGAGGAGTTAGCCACTCAATTGCATTTCAGTATAGCATGTCACCCCAGACCGACAGTCAGAGTGAGTGGATGGTCCAGACACTCAAGGATATGCTTAGggcttgtgtgttggattttggagggcaTTTGGATACTTACCTTCAACTGGCAGAGttctacaataacagttatcatgctagtatcgacCGGACAccattcgagatgttatatggaaggaggtgtaggaccccggttTTTGTTAGGGGGAGGTTGGTCAtcaggtcatggggagcaccgaggtggtgcttaaGACCACTGAGTTGATTCAACAGGTGCGCGACAGGTTGTGGATCACACAGAGTCATCAGAAGAGCTATGTTGACCGACGTCGTTCGAATCTTGAGTTTCAGATGGGAGACTATGGTGTTGTTTTTTTGGAAGTGGTTAaatgtcttttgtctttttccaaGTTTGCGGAAGAAGCCGTGCACTTGCAAAATGTCTACCCGCCAAAAGGGAAAAGTGCTCAAAAAGTACTTTTGTAGAAAAACAAACGAGGCCTATGTGttactgaaggtgtcaccttggaaaggtgtcatccgttTCAGAAGAGTGGAAAGATGGGTCCCCGATTTATTGGTCCATTCAATATTTTTTCCCGGATTGGCAGGGTTGCATAATAGTTGGATCTTCCTGATGAGCTCAATCAAATCTATTACACCTCCCATGTATCTCAATTGCAGAAATGTGTAGCTGATGATTCTGTGGTTATCAGGCTAGATAATATTCAAGTGAATGGGTGTCGAAAATATGTGGAAAAACCCATTGATATTCTTGGTAAGAAGACTAAAAATTTGCGTAATAAAGTGGTGAATGTGGTGAATATACAATGGCATCACCGGGGAGgctccgagtggacgtgggaaccGGAGGACGAGATAAGAGAGCACTACCCAAGTTTATTTGCATCAGGAGActttgaggacaaagtctaatTCAATGGGGGGAGATTTCTAATATCCGAATCCATGTATTTCCTTTTTAAGCCCTTgatataaattattttgcaaagaAGACCCTCCGTATGTTGGGCATGCGTgtatgtacgcttagcatacatagGCGCATTGATCGTCCAGCCGAGCCTCATACGCGAGGTGTATGTGGCCAAAaggctaaaaccctaattttcagacatgagccctatttaagctcatttATACCTTTGGACCTTATCCATTATCAGCCTCCACACCTTTAAACgtccctaaaaaccctaatttccattaGAGGTGATCCTTGAGCTTGAAGTGACATTAGTATCCCTTTTTGGTGTGTTTGCAAGAAGGAGAAGTTGGTGAGCAAGCCTTGGACGTGGTTGAGCTTCAAGATCCTGAATCTAAATCATCTtgggaagcttttggaggtaacaagtcgatacattGTTGATCCTTTTGCTAGATTGAGTTAGGGTTTGTTCATAAGCTCATTTTTGGTCCATGGAGTATCTTTTGTGAGTTTGGGAAACTTCAGAAGCTTGTAATGTTAGATCTTAATCCCTTTGGCACGTTAGAAGCATAAATATGCTATCTTGGAGGTTATTATGGCACCATGCATGAGTATAACTTTTTAAAGTAAGTCTTAATGGACAAAATCGGATGTTGGGCTCCTATcaggcatgcaaaggcataaagttgccaactttatgccctacaACCCCTTAAATGACTAAGATCTAGAATTTGACAAAGTAGTTgcatggattaagcacttaatggcttAATAAGCTTAACAACTTATGTAACAACCCGTTGTTTTCGAGTCAataaaagccaaactcttttaaatAAAATTTCGAGTTTTATTTATTTCGTTAAGTTCATAAGGGttagaatatgatttaaattatataaatgatgtttaGATAAGTATTTATTGATAGGAATAAAATGAACtttaaaatcaaaacttttcccTTCGGAACCGAAAGCCTTCGGACTTCaaactctcaagaaggtcgtgagcttctttctgttttctttcagcttcttcagcctctctagcaaccCGAGCGCTCATATCAATGTCCTTATCTCGACCTTGCTTTTTCAAGAGATCAGCGATCGTCTCTTTGTCGTCGTCACTATCTTCAACAATTTGTTTCCCTTTGTCTtttacacccgaacctgaggcttggcctgttggaggaggctcggttgtttttgttgctgtagaagtgggaggcagttgagatacattctctcccccttgttttgggatggacacgaactcaaggagcccttcaattttgctcaggagagaaagagcaggagcaagcttttctgcgAGAGTACGCCTCACTGAATAGTTTAGTATCGGATCATGtccttccaggatgtttgaaatggctgcgtggacatccgaaacacatgaagacacaatctctcgttcagatcgaagagattcaatctccttttgagaattggagagttgaaggcTATTGACCTTAAGAGCAGTGGTCTTTCTAGCAAGAGCGTCCATGAGAGAGTTTTCAGCAGctagatcttcttgaagcttggtgaggcgctcctcaatggtcGCCTTAAACGCGGAGTTGTCGTCGGTGAGAGTTTAACGAAGAGTGGTGAAGGACGTCAGTTCAGAGGaaactgaggtagccagcttgttAACGATGGGGTCAAGCTTCATTTTAGTGGCTTCGATTgtttcctgtaaagactgcaaaagagaggaggcatcagtaaatagtttttcgactttttcggtcgcagccgcaCAGGCTTTGGTGGATGCATCAATTGCGACAGTAGTTGAGCTAAGAGAAGCTTCATTAGCTTTGGAAacagcatcaacaatcttctgaatagcagcttcagaaatggtagactgtcatgaagaagaggaggcaatgagcgaatcaatcttctcgtgaagctccttgagatgcttcttggtgacgggagcatcatcatcgtcgtcactctgcacctgatacggactgtaatagtccgaatcaaatgtcatgtcctcCCCACCAACAAATGGTTCTTCATCTTCTACGGACTGAGCAGGAGAGGAGGGTGGatgtgagggtggaggctcggtagtggaagtaggttcgggttgtgaagtaggttcggtagtgggagtgggttcgggtgctttagtaggaacccccgtatcagatacgttggttcttacttcaactgttgttgtggtagcttcagtgaaaatgggagggggtactgggatggaaGTTGGTGGTATGTGAGTGGTGGatgttatggggggaatggaaataggaatggtgACAGGTGGGGAAGAGATAGGTGAACTGGAAAAATGTACTTCTGGGGTAGGCGATcatggaggagtgttaccacgaggtgACTCGTCAGAGTCTGAattttcttcctcagattcgcttgaggaggaagctaaTATCAGCTTTCGCctgggttgggtttttctcttctttaGTGGAGGAGAGTGAGCAGCCTTGGTCGGTTTTcgtttcttgggagaagggcctttcgctcccttgccaacctgtttgtcttttcccttttcattcttctttccccttggagcGGGCTTATCAGCTTCGtggatggatttgatcatctcaggagtgagctctctaggaccaaagcgacgaaactccttgtaggttcggATGATACGGCTTTCAGCAGGAACGTCTCCAAACATTGACTTAGGAATGGAGCCACTAAACtgaaattttgatgcatcggagactatgatcttcgtggtatggaaagtaccaatcgaagagagtggagaatcaacaacaatggggacgtgatacttgtccatcacccatttggTGACCAACGTCCAGAATCGAGCGTAGGAGATCTCTGAATGTTGAGATGTGGATGCAAGGCTCTGGATCAGTTGCTGCCATAACACCGACCCATAATTCAGGTTGATACCGTTGGATACCCCATAAAGAATCGTGATGAACAGACAACTCGCTCCGTCTGAACCGACACTGCGTTCAGATAACCCTTTGAACAGCACAATAAATAAcccgttccactgaggaggcaggcacgatttcttgaacttagtgACCGTTGTCAGCACCTCAGTATATCCCATATTATAGAACATAGAAAACAAGTGACCCACTtgaatggattcagggttaaccttAGATGAATCGGGTTCAAACCCTAGGAGTGAGcagaatcgctgcttggagattgaccccttgtgatcaagaatgtcaaagaagatcctatcgacagacttatcgtaatgagcagtggcgaaaatttgggataaaaattccattggaacaacttcagctttggtgagagcaggagcaagcggcgagtatttgaggcattcgatgatcgggaacatgaaggcgtcgtaaacgtgtggagtaagatcgatgatcagactctgttgaggacgaatcggcaggatgtgggaagtggcatgaacatatgatgaatccgccattgaagtgaagaagttgggagagatgatgaacagtagaatacttaaagcttttcttgctctctgaagtttgggtgcagtaaagaggtaaataatggttgaagttaccttttatactgtggctaaaggagagagaagaatccgttcccaaatcttcgaaggaaatacgaagggtttttcggaggtgattGATGTATGACAGTTGGTAgcaccgatgattacgcaggagagagaagaaCTGTCCCGATTCAtgcgccttcccatcaagcgccgtttaagaaaaacggttccacttcgcacgcctgtCATTCAAGCGCCATTtaaaaatcaaatcgattggagtcccgcctgagtcagcatcttatccctttagagtgaacgtcatcttaaagcaaaattaccacgtggatcaatatgagCCACAACTCTTTTATAACTTCAAATCCCATTAAAAAAATTTGCGTGTAACAAATGAAACCAAAAttgtggaaaatcaaaaagattttcgtgcttagtgtgtaaaagaaaaggaaataaagcaacacatatgagggaatttgtgatgtcagtaaagacacgaaacaatggatcccgtgcacgaatctcttccttcaaagtcaagagagactttaaagtgtttgtttggtttcccgttgaataacaatcagacacttattgagaaatgttgaaaggcttcttgtaACCAAGCTAATttaggtggctttcgcttcagttcagaattcttgatcttgatataagacagaaatcgaacgaagtacttgtgagaccaatgtagtctgttgaacaagtaagtTTGAAAAAATTTAAGTGGCAATgtaaaatagtttatgtaaaatctcaaaaaaaaataaaaactggattccaagggaagaaatgttatgggatttaacaatttcataggaatcacacaaaaggaaattagagatttcactTTCCATCCCTATGGATAAGTCCatcaattcgttagtgaaagctagagcaaagttgattgttcaccgtcaatgcatagtaggtattgaattgtgggtttcactttgtacgtagtggcacgaagctaagatcatgaacacagaaattgtttaaccataaacctcagtggtaatttctgagagtctcaagggttacatgtatgaagcgaatgagatggagaaaaatagtgtagatggtgtaaagagaccaaggtacctctgctattaaaataaggaccaagcaaaaaactcttatctcatgtgagaagagagtaaggtagctcatgattagaataaatataaaaaccTAATTGGGAAGataaggtttgtatataccaagtcagtaaggctattattctgaatcgggtgaggctttggacacatacaacaacatgcttctagggacacttaactaatgaaagAATTTCCACACAAACAGCCACACAAAAATatgagagaaaaaaaaatttcatacaaaaaaaaatgtttttagagtttttgataaaaaataattttgaaaattttaatttaaagagaaaaaaaatgagacaaaaaaaatttggaaccgaacccgagcgttcggtctatttcggttgcaaaaaaaaaaatttgagaaagaaaagaattttgaaattaaaaaaagaaaaaaaaactttgaaaataagagagatgaaatttgaaaaagatacaaaaggtttatagccaaagaaactacctttgagtgagaggcgaagagaataggaccgaacccgagcgttcggttcatttcggcacacacgtgaaccgaacccaaacgttcggttcatttcgcctccaacttttagttttgagaagtagtttttggtactgactccgattccatcattccaagcccttgtagaattttattgaaactcgcttcaggaagagctttggtgaagatgtcagccagttgatcagtggttcgaacaaagtgaatttcgacgttcccgtcttccacatgatccttaataaagtgatacctcagtgctatatgcttggtcttggaatgttgcactgggttatgacagatcctaattgcactttctgaatcgcaatatagtgggatctttttcatattgagtccatagtcctggagctggctttggatccaaatcacttgagatgtacaggaggcagctgcgatgtactctgcttcggctgttgacagagaaacacatgtctgtttctttgattgccagctaataACTTCCCGtataggaattggcagcctctagtggtgcttttcctgtctaaaccacatcctccaaggtctgcatttgagtaggcttgaacgaagaaacctgagtttgatggataccatagaccgagggaggtggttcgtttcagataccggagtatgtttttcactgcaagcatatgtggttcacgaggattcgcctgaaacctagcacaataacacacagaaaacattacatcaggcctgctagcagtaaggtacattaaggacccaatcatctggcggtatagcataatatcgactgccggtttttccaaggatggtgtgagcttggtgccgaacaccattagaactttgacctttgagtctcccatcatgccaaatttagcaagaagagtcttggtgtatgcttcctggttgataaagatgccttcgggtccctgtctaatgtttaaaccaaggaaaaagttaatcggacccattgagctcatttcaaatttagtctccatcagctttctgaattcaactgttaagctaggattcgttgagccaaagatgatatcatcgacatagatttgaactatcataaggtggttaccttccttcttacgaaagaaggttgggtcaaccgaaccttgtttgaattttgacatctttaagaacttagttagtgtttcataccatgccctaggtgcttgtttcagaccataaattGCTTTGatcagaatataacagtgatttgggtacttttaattgacaaaaccaggaggttgctccatgtaaaccgtttcttcaagttctccattcagaaaggcgcattttacgtccatttggtagacctcgaagttcttgtgtgcagcgtaggcaagaaatattcgaatagattccagcctagctaccggagcaaaagttttttcgtaatcaattccttcttcctggcagtatcctttcaccatgagacgagctttgtttcgaatcacattgccttccttgtccattttgtttctgaaaacccatttgagaccaacaactgaggcatctttaggagttggaatgaggcgccataccttgtttctttcgaactcg
This window encodes:
- the LOC111919797 gene encoding uncharacterized protein LOC111919797, producing MGSTEVVLKTTELIQQVRDRLWITQSHQKSYVDRRRSNLEFQMGDYGVVFLEVVKCLLSFSKFAEEAVHLQNVYPPKGKSAQKKCVADDSVVIRLDNIQVNGCRKYVEKPIDILGKKTKNLRNKVVNVVNIQWHHRGGSEWTWEPEDEIREHYPSLFASGDFEDKV